The Plasmodium knowlesi strain H genome assembly, chromosome: 14 region ttaaaaaaaacatcgaAGGAAATATCAATTTAAGGAACtataaaggaataaaaaatatcaaaagtGACATTTTTTACAGTATAATTTACCCCCATAAATTTAGGGAGGGTAATTTCAGTACTATTATTAGTATTAGCGGAATCAGTGGTTCAGGAAAAACCACATTATCCTATGCCATAGCCGGAGAATGTgactgtccatttttttatttaaagcTACcagaatatataaaatatatttccaatgatagtaaaaataataagttaaaattaatttttgaGCAAATAAAGAATGAATATGATGGGGCTATCCTGTGCATAGACGATATAGATGTTATCCTTTCGTCCAAAGATGATTCAACAGATCTGTATCTCTTCACATATCTGCTGAGCCTCTTTGAAAACTCAAAAGTTATTGTACTTTTACTAAGTGTGAGCAAACCATATGACAGTGTACTGTACacaagaattaaaaaatttatctcCATACCCATTCCTACGTACGAAGATCGGGTGGAAATTCTCGAATTCATGGCGGAAGAGCTTTCCCTCACATTTGATGCGAAATATACAGCAGCTTTAACATATGGTTTTCATCGGGGCCATCTCTATGATATTGCAAATGAGTCGATGAATCTGTGCATATATGACCAAGTGTGCGAGGGAAAATTTGCCGGGATAAGGAGCGACATGGACGTAGCCTCCACTGAGGGGGATTCCATTGAGGAACTCCAATCGGAGGTACTACCTCCGGGAGGTTCGGTTACCCAACTTGCAGCTTCAACTACGAATGACGCCACCCATCTgaacgaagaaaatatttgcgAGGAGAATAACACGGAAGTACTCCAAAACGGTGGTGAAGATGGGCAGGATGACTCGAACAGGGATATCACCACAACGTTCTGCTCCCATACAGTTCATTCGAAACAAAGGAACGAAGCAAATCTGAAGAGGAAGGAGTGGAGCGGAGAAGTTACCACATACAAAGTGAAAAGACCAAAAATGAACTGccgaaaaataaatgacgAGATTATTCAGCAAAGTGTaagaaatataaagaaaaaaatgattacacaaaatatatgtgaAGTGCCAAATATCAACTTGGACAATATTGGCTCCttgaaaaagataaaaaaagtgttagAGACGAAATTCATCTTACCAGTGAAATATGCAAATATTTACAAACATCTAGGGATAAATAAGAGCATGGGAATATTACTTTATGGACCACCAGGATGTGGAAAAACGATGCTTGCCAAAGCTATAAGTAACGAAATGAAAGCGAACTTCATAGCTATAAAGGGAccagaaattttaaataaatatgtgggggagagtgaaaaaaaagtcagagaaatattttcttacGCATCTATTTATAAACCTtgcctcatttttttcgatgaAATTGACAGTATTTGCATTAACAGGGCAAACAATAAAGCTGCAGCAGCATCAGATCGAATTGTAAACCAACTGCTCACGGAAATGGATGGCCTCTCCCAAAGGGAAAGTGTCTACATCATTGCCACAACCAATAGACCAGATATAATCGACAAGGCTTTGTTAAGAAGTGGTAGATTTGATCAACTTATTTACATTTCTTTACCAAAATATCAAGGGAGAATtgatattttgaagaagctATCCAAAAATATGCCCCTACATGATGATGTAGATTTTGCCAAAATTTCTCGCTTGACCAAGGGTTATAGCGGGGCTGACTTGTACGGAGTTCTTCGGGAAAGTGCTTTCATCGCTCTCCAGGAGTGTCGAGATAAAATTGATCTGTTGAACTCAGGTATGTCGACCAACGGTGATGCAACACAGCACTGCCGTGAAGCAGATGCTGCTTGCGGGGATACATATAATGGATCTCCCTTTGTCAAACAGGAGAATGGTAACACTGCTGCAGATGCTCGGTGTGGAATCCGCACGACGAATTCCCACGATGGAGATACAAATGTGCTTAATCAGTCTGGCCTGGCAACTATTGATCAAAGGCAAGTAATGGAGTGCACCCGAGAGGGGGATATCCACCGTGATGCTCATTTGTGTTTCCAACACGGTAATGATAACCTTTGCATGGAAAATAATCAGACTTACCaaattaacaattttaaaaacaaagCCATATGTGAGAAAGACAAGAATAACTTAATTTATGATTTTAttcaaagaaataaaaacatacTTACAATTAGCCAAAGACACATCGTTCTGGCGGTGAAGATAGTTCCACGAAGCGTTACCAGTAAGCAGATGAAATATTACAAAGAAATAAGTAAGAAGTTTAAGTAACCATCAGGGCGTTACCGAAAGAgtgaggaaggaatgttcCATAATTCGTTTCTTCTTGCATTATCGGAAGGATTAATAATGCTCCTTGGAGGGGAAGTAGTATACATTTGTGATCCCTATTTTGCTTTCCTCCCCCCGTTAACTTCCGAGCATATAGGCAATTTGTATGTTTTTCTCCaatgtaatttatttttttaatgtacaATAAAAAGGTGTTGCGCCAGACTGGGCCCTCTGTGCATCCACAAAGTGCGCAATTGTAAccatagtttttttttgacttttttacacatttgcGAAGTTTTACAACTTAATTATGAAGTGCTTTTTGTATGACGCTGCTATTTGCATGCGTTCTCCACAGCgatgtgcatttttcttctatgtAAATTACAAACATTTTAAGCAGAGGACggctgctcattttttttttttttttacgtacgAATTTAATATGCATTACCACTCCACGTAAAAAgtgcaaagaaaaattttaacactttttttcatactGGTAATTTTATGCCACTGGAAGGATACTTCGCTAAGTTGAACAGAACTTATTGCATAATGACAACACGAAGTAATATGCTTATTTGGAAATATcaccaattttttctttttttttcttttttcctacatTTCTATGTATAAATAACTGCTTAAGGGAGAAGTATTCCGAGgggggtttaaaaaaaaaagaatttccgaaatatatttttttctccccttgttCTTCACCTGTGTATATAAATTTCTGTTCCTATTTTTACTTtacctatttttttccccttttacttttatgTAGGATTAACTATTTAGGAAAAGAATACTCCAAAAAGGgagcgcgaaaaaaaaaaaaaagtaaaagggtTTACCCTTTTCAAagaaatatttacatatttacaaaaaaatttggggaaaaaattattaaaattataataattacaaaaataaaaattttgtcacaaaaaaaaaaaaaaaaaaagttgcaaacaaaataagaaataaatgtcgaagaaatcttcttttctttttttttccaagaacaaataaaaaggaaaaaagaaaaaaaaaaaaaatgtgtgttcttaaaaaaaaaggagaattttcttttttttctaaaaacaaagggtgtcctttaaccaaaaaaaaaaaagaaaaggaaaaaattattgcaaacaaaataagaaataaaggtggaagaaagaatcatctttttttttttttttttttttttttttcctctttaggatctcatattcattatacattGAACATATGAGCACtttgaaaatattacaaaaataaggataaaaaaaataataataaaagaagttaaaaaaaatcaaaaagtaaaacaaaTATCCTAACTAATTATGTGTatatcacataattaaaaaaggacaaaaaggggtatgaaaccaattttctttttccctaaACATTTTACATTCCAAGAATATATACTTGTCCCCTATGACGACACTATATATCAAAattatttgtgtgtgtgcgtgtaTGTTCTTTGTAATGAAATGATCTAAATATAACACATTATCAATGAAggttttcattcatttcacACTCATCGAAATACCTTAATTTAAATAaacgaaaattttttactcTATATCCctcatcctaaaccctaaaccctgaaacctgaaccttaaaccctaaaccctaaaccctaaaccctaaaccctgaaccctgaaccctaaaccctgaaccctgaaccctgaaccctaaaccctaaaacctaaacagtgaacctgagaccataaaccctaaaatgtgaaacctaaaccattaacccggaacctaaacttggaacctcttcaatagaaacacgttccattggaagaCTTTCCATAAGAACATTTTCCATAGGAAACTGTTCTActtccataaattcggatcccatgaattcttgaaccagaagttccagaaaatccttctgagCCAATTGtgtgttccctttttgacattcgtccaacacttcaaaatgaatttcaataatcgttcgacgattcacgcgaccagaacgtttcgttcttgttggagaagaacgaggttttcgttccttcactaatcgatattcatgtggaccgGCTTCctgctgcacatgatcgaggacttgttcctgtactgatggaccaggaatttcagcaggagatcttctgaaacgtggtcctcctttaccaagaggaccaaaatactacaaaaaaaaaaaaaaaaaaaaaatgagaggatatttttgttaagaagattgtgaaatgttctttttacacatttattttatttttttttttttccttttaaccattaaaaaaatttttttttccttttaaccattaaatgtgtccattaaaaaattttttttttccttttaaccattaaagaaaaatttttttttccttttaaccattaattttgtccattaaaaatttttttttttttacccattaaaaaaattttttttttcctttttttattcttttaactgttaaaatttttttttttccttttaacaattaattttgtccattaataaaaatttttttttccttttaaccattaaaaattttttttttcctttttaaccattaaaaaatatcttattttttatttatttatttttttttttaaccattaaaaatttttttttttccttttaaccattaaaaatttttttttttttttatcttttatcttttttcttaccttccaaaggaaaTAAGTTATGGTCATAATTCCAAGGATAGAAGGAACTAGAGGAAGATAAGGATGAATCGAGTCGGATGGAAACCCTTCCATCCACCCCTCTCCCTTCCTTCCGCGGGGAGGGGACGTTGGGCgaattcttccctttcgtcCTGCTTTAGTTGAAGATTTTGCTTTCGCTGCTGGAGCAGCTGCACCACCAGGAGCGGTGGATCCGGCTCCAGAGGAACTTGAACTGGAACCTGAACTATTGGAACTACTGGAGGAACTGGTACTTGAAGCCGGAATAGAAGGTGCACTCGGTGGTGGTACTGGAGGCGGTTGACATAGAGTGTCTATAGAAGACAGAGCACTACTCATCTCTGTTTTTGTCCCAGCGAGGAGTTTATTCCATTCGGCCTCCACTTCCTTCTGTGTTATGTCGCAGGAAAAGTTGGATTTCCtttcacatttaatgcatTTATCACCATCAGTACTGCATGGAGGTGTTTTATCTTTAATGTTTTGACTTTTTTCAAAGGCTCcgtctattccttccttcactttaCAGTTagatttttttccgttcgcTTTTGTGATCAATTGATCTGCGTATGCATtcagtgctgcgcacatcatagttcgATGGAGTAGTTGATCGTCATCCTTATGTTTGGCACTACCCGGTGCAATTTTATAAATAGCTTCTAATCCTGCTGCAAAATGACCACACACCTTCCTCTCTGCACTATTGTCCTCCCCAACAGTATTGCAGTACTGGGACACATTACTACTACTATTAGTATTAGTCATAGCAGTAAACATCTCCTGCAGTTTAACGTTAATGTGCTTCTCCCAAAAGTCGTTCTGCATGGTGAGGGGGAaggatatatacatatacatacatatatatacgtatatacatatacatatatagacgtatgtatatatgggtatatgta contains the following coding sequences:
- a CDS encoding AAA family ATPase, putative, whose protein sequence is MLSTTIRNRIHKIIAGNKLIVENEDNQTNLKNVVNNCTLIENALRKEFLEYRRLPRNKLNALIVDVLKKTFEGDGVPKGGGISTKEFQRSCGEGEQHGQHSHYDNDSHHSDKWEPDEVPLRTKEKKKKKKKKDEQLSQDGSKKGKSTLLKMGKDRTNEGMKEKKNPAITSPKEKEEFLKDNVKEPSYLAHNLLKGVKKNIEGNINLRNYKGIKNIKSDIFYSIIYPHKFREGNFSTIISISGISGSGKTTLSYAIAGECDCPFFYLKLPEYIKYISNDSKNNKLKLIFEQIKNEYDGAILCIDDIDVILSSKDDSTDLYLFTYLLSLFENSKVIVLLLSVSKPYDSVLYTRIKKFISIPIPTYEDRVEILEFMAEELSLTFDAKYTAALTYGFHRGHLYDIANESMNLCIYDQVCEGKFAGIRSDMDVASTEGDSIEELQSEVLPPGGSVTQLAASTTNDATHLNEENICEENNTEVLQNGGEDGQDDSNRDITTTFCSHTVHSKQRNEANLKRKEWSGEVTTYKVKRPKMNCRKINDEIIQQSVRNIKKKMITQNICEVPNINLDNIGSLKKIKKVLETKFILPVKYANIYKHLGINKSMGILLYGPPGCGKTMLAKAISNEMKANFIAIKGPEILNKYVGESEKKVREIFSYASIYKPCLIFFDEIDSICINRANNKAAAASDRIVNQLLTEMDGLSQRESVYIIATTNRPDIIDKALLRSGRFDQLIYISLPKYQGRIDILKKLSKNMPLHDDVDFAKISRLTKGYSGADLYGVLRESAFIALQECRDKIDLLNSGMSTNGDATQHCREADAACGDTYNGSPFVKQENGNTAADARCGIRTTNSHDGDTNVLNQSGLATIDQRQVMECTREGDIHRDAHLCFQHGNDNLCMENNQTYQINNFKNKAICEKDKNNLIYDFIQRNKNILTISQRHIVLAVKIVPRSVTSKQMKYYKEISKKFK
- a CDS encoding SICAvar, type I (fragment), which gives rise to MSAQPVTSPSCSAAAQQTQEIQRSDEKRTQLKAAWDEKWTALTKNGPSVQGVTIPPDVETKVKTMLRDLEPYVKWHYAAQGSVAAACKHLKDPRGKGNHKTNQMKNVCKVFVQVVHWMGNLDKYGKKKNGMTKEDDWKQYLRCVIGYEFLLRVLLPKYKVEDFMDVIFKTMKGGGTEGALSSMGGICSWVKINDVKEMEELIGDEVQKWLNEAKGDWRGGRIMGFHNIIAWSRYTDEKEKQQAKAKQKTQTCNSDRIMDLFQAGESGKLENIVPPLPPPPPPPPLPPHPPPPPENCIKDKNGLCERVSCVINKWVKNNTITSGKPNGQAGSPPWNDFWEKHINVKLQEMFTAMTNTNSSSNVSQYCNTVGEDNSAERKVCGHFAAGLEAIYKIAPGSAKHKDDDQLLHRTMMCAALNAYADQLITKANGKKSNCKVKEGIDGAFEKSQNIKDKTPPCSTDGDKCIKCERKSNFSCDITQKEVEAEWNKLLAGTKTEMSSALSSIDTLCQPPPVPPPSAPSIPASSTSSSSSSNSSGSSSSSSGAGSTAPGGAAAPAAKAKSSTKAGRKGRIRPTSPPRGRKGEGWMEGFPSDSIHPYLPLVPSILGIMTITYFLWKYFGPLGKGGPRFRRSPAEIPGPSVQEQVLDHVQQEAGPHEYRLVKERKPRSSPTRTKRSGRVNRRTIIEIHFEVLDECQKGNTQLAQKDFLELLVQEFMGSEFMEVEQFPMENVLMESLPMERVSIEEVPSLGSGLMV